The following coding sequences are from one Mastomys coucha isolate ucsf_1 unplaced genomic scaffold, UCSF_Mcou_1 pScaffold9, whole genome shotgun sequence window:
- the Ints6 gene encoding integrator complex subunit 6 isoform X4, producing the protein MNELKNLQAEGLTTLGQSLRTAFDLLNLNRLVTGIDNYGQGRNPFFLEPAIIITITDGSKLTTTSGVQDELHLPLNSPLPGSELTKEPFRWDQRLFALVLRLPGTMSVESEQLTGVPLDDSAITPMCEVTGGRSYSVCSPRMLNQCLESLVQKVQSGVVINFEKAGPDPSPVEEGQPDISRPFGSQPWHSCHKLIYVRPNPKTGVPIGHWPVPESFWPDQNSPTLPPRTSHPVVKFSCTDCEPMVIDKLPFDKYELEPSPLTQFILERKSPQTCWQVYVSNSAKYNELGHPFGYLKASTALTCVNLFVMPYNYPVLLPLLDDLFKVHKAKPTLKWRQSFESYLKTMPPYYLGPLKKAVRMMGAPNLIADSMEYGLSYSVISYLKKLSQQAKIESDRVIGSVGKKVVQETGIKVRSRSHGLSMAHRKGFQVLQGISEDVPHRLLDLNMKEYTGFQVALLNKDLKPQTFRNAYDIPRRNLLDHLTRMRSNLLKSTRKFLKGQDEDQVHSVPIAQMGNYQEYLKQVPSPLRELDPDQPRRLHTFGNPFKLDKKGMMIDEADEFVAGPQNKHKRPGEPSMQGIPKRRRCASPLLRGRRQSPAVNSHIGGKGPPAPMTQAQPGLIKPLPLHKEATNDSIVDDVVENHVADQLPSDMTPNAMDTEFLTSPPNLLEPSTNHTEALGHEHLGNNDLTVGGFLENHEEPRNKEQSAEENIPASSLNKGKKLMHCRSHEEVNTELKAQIMKEIRKPGRKYERIFTLLKHVQGSLQTRLIFLQNVIKEASRFKKRMLIEQLENFLDEIHRRANQINHINSN; encoded by the exons CTGCATTTACCTCTTAATTCGCCATTGCCTGGAAGTGAATTGACCAAGGAACCTTTTCGTTGGGATCAGAGACTATTTGCTTTAGTACTGCGGTTGCCTGGCACCATGTCAGTAGAATCAGAACAGTTGACAGGTGTGCCTTTGGATGATTCTGCTATCACACCAATGTGTGAAGTGACAGGAG GCCGGTCATACTCGGTATGTTCCCCAAGAATGCTTAATCAGTGTCTGGAATCCTTGGTGCAGAAAGTACAAAGTGGAGTGGTAATAAACTTTGAAAAGGCAGGACCAGATCCTTCCCCTGTTGAAG AGGGGCAGCCAGATATATCAAGACCTTTTGGATCTCAGCCTTGGCATAGCTGTCACAAGCTCATATATGTCAGACCAAATCCTAAAACTGGGGTTCCTATAGGCCATTGGCCTGTTCCAGAGTCTTTTTGGCCAGATCAGAATTCTCCAACACTA CCACCTCGTACATCTCATCCTGTAGTGAAGTTTTCCTGTACAGACTGTGAGCCAATGGTTATTGACAAATTGCCTTTTGACAAATATGAGTTGGAACCTTCACCACTGACTCAGTTTATTCTAGAAAGGAAATCTCCTCAAACATGTTGGCAG GTGTATGTGAGCAATAGTGCAAAGTATAATGAACTTGGCCATCCCTTTGGTTACTTGAAAGCTAGTACAGCACTGACCTGTGTCAACTTATTTGTGATGCCTTACAATTACCcagtcctccttcctctcttag ATGACTTGTTCAAAGTgcacaaagcaaaaccaactcTGAAATGGAGACAGTCATTTGAAAGTTATTTGAAGACAATGCCTCCCTACTATCTTGGG ccccTGAAGAAAGCTGTTAGAATGATGGGTGCGCCTAATCTGATAGCAGACAGTATGGAGTATGGACTCAGTTACAGTGTCATTTCATACCTCAAAAAATTGAGTCAGCAG GCCAAAATTGAATCTGATAGAGTCATCGGATCCGTAGGCAAAAAAGTAGTGCAGGAAACTGGAATTAAAGTCCGAAGCCGGTCACATGGGTTGTCAATGGCTCATAGGAAAGGTTTTCAAGTGCTGCAGGGTATTTCAGAGGATGTCCCCCACAGGTTGCTAGACCTTAATATGAAGGAGTACACTGGGTTCCAGGTTGCTTTACTAAATAAG GATTTGAAGCCACAGACCTTTAGAAATGCTTATGATATACCAAGACGGAATCTTCTGGATCATTTAACAAGAATGAGATCCAATCTTTTAAAGAGCACCCGCAAATTTCTTAAAGGCCAAGATGAAG ATCAAGTACACAGTGTACCTATAGCACAAATGGGGAATTACCAGGAATACCTCAAGCAAGTACCTTCTCCATTGAGAGAACTTGATCCTGATCAGCCTCGAAGGTTGCATACATTTGGCAATCCCTTTAAACTGGATAAAAAG GGTATGATGATAGATGAAGCAGATGAGTTTGTGGCTGGACCTCAGAATAAACACAAGCGGCCTGGAGAGCCAAGCATGCAAGGGATCCCAAAAAGGCGCCGGTGTGCCTCTCCACTCTTGAGAGGCCGAAGGCAGAGCCCTGCTGTGAACAGCCACATTGGAGGGAAAGGACCACCTGCACCCATGACGCAAGCACAGCCAGGTCTTATTAAACCCCTTCCTCTGCATAAAG AAGCCACTAATGATTCAATAGTAGATGATGTGGTTGAAAATCATGTTGCTGACCAACTTCCATCAGACATGACACCAAATGCTATGGATACTGAATTTTTAACATCTCCACCCAATCTTTTGGAACCATCAACTAATCAtacagaggcccttggtcatgaaCATTTAGGAAACAATGACCTCACTGTTGGTGGGTTTTTAGAAAATCATGAGGAGccaagaaataaagaacaaagtgCTGAAGAGAATATACCAGCATCTTCactcaacaaaggaaagaaattgatGCATTGTAGAAGCCATGAAGAGGTCAACACTGAACTTAAAGCACAAATAATGAAAGAGATTCGAAAGCCAGGAAGAA aatatgaaaGAATTTTCACTTTACTGAAGCATGTACAAGGCAGTTTACAAACAAGGctaatatttttacaaaatgtcATTAAGGAAGCATCCAG GTTTAAGAAACGAATGCTAATAGAACAACTGGAGAACTTCTTGGATGAAATTCATCGAAGAGCCAATCAGATCAACCATATTAAtagcaattaa